A single Triticum dicoccoides isolate Atlit2015 ecotype Zavitan chromosome 2A, WEW_v2.0, whole genome shotgun sequence DNA region contains:
- the LOC119355397 gene encoding uncharacterized protein LOC119355397: protein MDPAQEELERRSRYLSSLVRRTRLDDLPQPEPEPEPELKVERKPAAETSGGEGKAGKAEAKDSREAAKVKGDAASGEGRKVAVRVRAADMPLALQRRAIWIAREVVLSTPRLESKRLALALKKEFDTTYGPAWHCIVGTSFGSYVTHSLGGFLYFSVDKAYILLFRTAVEPLSKP, encoded by the exons ATGGACCCGGCCCAGGAGGAGCTCGAGCGCCGCAGCCGCTACCTCAGCTCGCTCGTCCGCCGCACCAGGCTCGACGACCTGCcccagccggagccggagccggagccagaGCTCAAGGTGGAGCGTAaaccggcggcggagaccagcggcggggagGGCAAGGCCGGTAAGGCGGAGGCCAAGGACAGCAGGGAGGCGGCGAAGGTCAAAGGGGACGCCGCGAGCGGGGAGGGGAGGAAGGTGGCGGTGCGGGTGCGCGCGGCGGACATGCCGCTGGCGCTGCAGCGGCGCGCGATCTGGATCGCCCGGGAGGTCGTCCTCTCCACGCCGCGCCTCGAGAGCAAGCGCCTCGCGCTCGCGCTCAAGAAG GAATTCGACACGACATACGGGCCTGCTTGGCACTGCATCGTCGGCACAAGCTTTGGCTCCTACGTCACTCACTCCCTAGGAGGCTTCCTGTACTTCTCGGTCGACAAGGCGTACATTCTTCTCTTCAGAACCGCTGTCGAGCCACTGAGTAAACCGTGA